From Zalophus californianus isolate mZalCal1 chromosome 16, mZalCal1.pri.v2, whole genome shotgun sequence, one genomic window encodes:
- the STAT3 gene encoding signal transducer and activator of transcription 3 isoform X3 has translation MAQWNQLQQLDTRYLEQLHQLYSDSFPMELRQFLAPWIESQDWAYAASKESHATLVFHNLLGEIDQQYSRFLQESNVLYQHNLRRIKQFLQSRYLEKPMEIARIVARCLWEESRLLQTAATAAQQGGQANHPTAAVVTEKQQMLEQHLQDVRKRVQDLEQKMKVVENLQDDFDFNYKTLKSQGDMPDLNGNNQSVTRQKMQQLEQMLTALDQMRRNIVSELAGLLSAMEYVQKTLTDEELADWKRRQQIACIGGPPNICLDRLENWITSLAESQLQTRQQIKKLEELQQKVSYKGDPIVQHRPMLEERIVELFRNLMKSAFVVERQPCMPMHPDRPLVIKTGVQFTTKVRLLVKFPELNYQLKIKVCIDKDSGDVAALRGSRKFNILGTNTKVMNMEESNNGSLSAEFKHLTLREQRCGNGGRANCDASLIVTEELHLITFETEVYHQGLKIDLETHSLPVVVISNICQMPNAWASILWYNMLTNNPKNVNFFTKPPIGTWDQVAEVLSWQFSSTTKRGLSIEQLTTLAEKLLGPGVNYSGCQITWAKFCKENMAGKGFSFWVWLDNIIDLVKKYILALWNEGYIMGFISKERERAILSTKPPGTFLLRFSESSKEGGVTFTWVEKDISGKTQIQSVEPYTKQQLNNMSFAEIIMGYKIMDATNILVSPLVYLYPDIPKEEAFGKYCRPESQEHPEADPGSAAPYLKTKFICVTPFIDAVWK, from the exons ATGGCCCAATGGAATCAGCTACAGCAGCTCGACACGAGGTACCTGGAGCAGCTTCATCAGCTGTATAGTGACAGCTTCCCGATGGAGCTGCGACAGTTTCTGGCCCCTTGGATTGAGAGTCAAGACTG gGCATATGCGGCCAGCAAAGAATCACATGCGACTTTGGTGTTTCATAATCTCTTGGGTGAGATTGACCAGCAGTACAGCCGTTTCCTACAGGAGTCAAATGTTCTCTATCAGCACAATCTACGGAGAATCAAGCAGTTCCTTCAG AGCAGATACCTGGAGAAGCCAATGGAGATTGCCCGAATCGTGGCCCGGTGCCTGTGGGAAGAGTCCCGCCTGCTCCAAACTGCAGCCACTGCGGCCCAG CAAGGAGGCCAGGCCAACCACCCCACAGCCGCTGTGGTGACGGAGAAGCAGCAGATGCTGGAGCAGCACCTACAGGATGTTCGGAAGCGAGTACAG GATctagaacagaaaatgaaagtgGTCGAGAATCTCCAGGATGACTTTGATTTCAACTATAAAACCCTCAAGAGTCAAGGAG ACATGCCAGATCTGAATGGGAACAACCAGTCAGTGACCAGGCAGAAGATGCAGCAGCTGGAGCAGATGCTCACCGCGCTGGACCAGATGCGGCGC AACATTGTGAGTGAGTTGGCGGGGCTGTTGTCAGCGATGGAGTATGTGCAGAAAACGCTCACCGACGAAGAGCTGGCTGACTGGAAGAGGCGGCAACAGATTGCGTGCATTGGAGGCCCTCCCAACATCTGCCTAGATCGCCTAGAAAACTG GATAACCTCATTAGCGGAATCTCAACTTCAGACCCgccaacaaattaaaaaactggAGGAGTTGCAGCAAAAAGTGTCCTACAAAGGTGATCCCATCGTACAGCACCGGCCAATGCTGGAGGAGAGGATTGTAGAGCTATTTAGAAACTTAATGAAAAG TGCCTTCGTGGTTGAGCGGCAGCCCTGCATGCCCATGCATCCCGACCGGCCATTAGTCATCAAGACTGGAGTCCAGTTCACTACCAAAGTCAG ATTGCTGGTCAAATTCCCTGAGTTAAATTATCAGCTTAAAATTAAAGTGTGCATTGACAA AGACTCCGGGGATGTTGCAGCTCTCAGAGG ATCCCGGAAATTTAACATTCTGGGCACAAACACGAAAGTGATGAACATGGAAGAGTCCAACAACGGCAGCCTGTCTGCAGAATTCAAACACCTG ACCCTGAGAGAGCAAAGATGTGGTAATGGGGGCCGAGCCAATTGTGAC GCCTCCCTGATTGTCACCGAGGAGCTGCACCTGATCACCTTTGAGACTGAGGTGTATCACCAAGGCCTCAAGATTGACCTTGAG ACCCACTCCTTGCCAGTTGTGGTGATCTCCAACATCTGTCAGATGCCAAATGCCTGGGCATCAATTCTGTGGTATAACATGCTGACCAACAACCCCAAG AACGTGAACTTTTTCACCAAGCCCCCGATTGGCACCTGGGATCAAGTGGCCGAGGTGCTGAGCTGGCAGTTCTCCTCCACCACAAAGCGAGGGCTGAGCATCGAGCAGTTGACTACGCTGGCAGAGAAACTCTTAG gacCTGGTGTGAACTATTCAGGGTGTCAGATTACGTGGGCTAAATTTTGCAAA gaAAACATGGCTGGCAAAggcttctccttctgggtttggCTAGACAATATCATTGACCTTGTGAAAAAGTACATCCTGGCTCTTTGGAATGAAGG GTACATAATGGGTTTTATCAGTAAGGAACGGGAGCGGGCCATCTTGAGCACCAAGCCCCCAGGCACCTTTCTGCTACGATTCAGTGAGAGCAGCAAAGAAGGAGGTGTCACCTTCACTTGGGTGGAGAAGGACATCAGCG GTAAGACCCAGATCCAGTCAGTGGAACCATATACCAAGCAGCAGCTGAACAACATGTCGTTTGCTGAAATCATCATGGGCTATAAGATCATGGATGCTACCAACATCCTGGTGTCTCCGCTGGTCTATCTCTACCCTGACATTCCTAAGGAGGAGGCATTTGGAAAGTACTGTCGACCAGAGAGCCAGGAGCATCCTGAAGCTGACCCAGGTA GTGCTGCCCCATACCTGAAGACCAAGTTTATCTGTGTGACACC ATTCATTGATGCAGTTTGGAAATAA
- the STAT3 gene encoding signal transducer and activator of transcription 3 isoform X4, which yields MAQWNQLQQLDTRYLEQLHQLYSDSFPMELRQFLAPWIESQDWAYAASKESHATLVFHNLLGEIDQQYSRFLQESNVLYQHNLRRIKQFLQSRYLEKPMEIARIVARCLWEESRLLQTAATAAQQGGQANHPTAAVVTEKQQMLEQHLQDVRKRVQDLEQKMKVVENLQDDFDFNYKTLKSQGDMPDLNGNNQSVTRQKMQQLEQMLTALDQMRRNIVSELAGLLSAMEYVQKTLTDEELADWKRRQQIACIGGPPNICLDRLENWITSLAESQLQTRQQIKKLEELQQKVSYKGDPIVQHRPMLEERIVELFRNLMKSAFVVERQPCMPMHPDRPLVIKTGVQFTTKVRLLVKFPELNYQLKIKVCIDKDSGDVAALRGSRKFNILGTNTKVMNMEESNNGSLSAEFKHLTLREQRCGNGGRANCDASLIVTEELHLITFETEVYHQGLKIDLETHSLPVVVISNICQMPNAWASILWYNMLTNNPKNVNFFTKPPIGTWDQVAEVLSWQFSSTTKRGLSIEQLTTLAEKLLGPGVNYSGCQITWAKFCKENMAGKGFSFWVWLDNIIDLVKKYILALWNEGYIMGFISKERERAILSTKPPGTFLLRFSESSKEGGVTFTWVEKDISGKTQIQSVEPYTKQQLNNMSFAEIIMGYKIMDATNILVSPLVYLYPDIPKEEAFGKYCRPESQEHPEADPGAAPYLKTKFICVTPFIDAVWK from the exons ATGGCCCAATGGAATCAGCTACAGCAGCTCGACACGAGGTACCTGGAGCAGCTTCATCAGCTGTATAGTGACAGCTTCCCGATGGAGCTGCGACAGTTTCTGGCCCCTTGGATTGAGAGTCAAGACTG gGCATATGCGGCCAGCAAAGAATCACATGCGACTTTGGTGTTTCATAATCTCTTGGGTGAGATTGACCAGCAGTACAGCCGTTTCCTACAGGAGTCAAATGTTCTCTATCAGCACAATCTACGGAGAATCAAGCAGTTCCTTCAG AGCAGATACCTGGAGAAGCCAATGGAGATTGCCCGAATCGTGGCCCGGTGCCTGTGGGAAGAGTCCCGCCTGCTCCAAACTGCAGCCACTGCGGCCCAG CAAGGAGGCCAGGCCAACCACCCCACAGCCGCTGTGGTGACGGAGAAGCAGCAGATGCTGGAGCAGCACCTACAGGATGTTCGGAAGCGAGTACAG GATctagaacagaaaatgaaagtgGTCGAGAATCTCCAGGATGACTTTGATTTCAACTATAAAACCCTCAAGAGTCAAGGAG ACATGCCAGATCTGAATGGGAACAACCAGTCAGTGACCAGGCAGAAGATGCAGCAGCTGGAGCAGATGCTCACCGCGCTGGACCAGATGCGGCGC AACATTGTGAGTGAGTTGGCGGGGCTGTTGTCAGCGATGGAGTATGTGCAGAAAACGCTCACCGACGAAGAGCTGGCTGACTGGAAGAGGCGGCAACAGATTGCGTGCATTGGAGGCCCTCCCAACATCTGCCTAGATCGCCTAGAAAACTG GATAACCTCATTAGCGGAATCTCAACTTCAGACCCgccaacaaattaaaaaactggAGGAGTTGCAGCAAAAAGTGTCCTACAAAGGTGATCCCATCGTACAGCACCGGCCAATGCTGGAGGAGAGGATTGTAGAGCTATTTAGAAACTTAATGAAAAG TGCCTTCGTGGTTGAGCGGCAGCCCTGCATGCCCATGCATCCCGACCGGCCATTAGTCATCAAGACTGGAGTCCAGTTCACTACCAAAGTCAG ATTGCTGGTCAAATTCCCTGAGTTAAATTATCAGCTTAAAATTAAAGTGTGCATTGACAA AGACTCCGGGGATGTTGCAGCTCTCAGAGG ATCCCGGAAATTTAACATTCTGGGCACAAACACGAAAGTGATGAACATGGAAGAGTCCAACAACGGCAGCCTGTCTGCAGAATTCAAACACCTG ACCCTGAGAGAGCAAAGATGTGGTAATGGGGGCCGAGCCAATTGTGAC GCCTCCCTGATTGTCACCGAGGAGCTGCACCTGATCACCTTTGAGACTGAGGTGTATCACCAAGGCCTCAAGATTGACCTTGAG ACCCACTCCTTGCCAGTTGTGGTGATCTCCAACATCTGTCAGATGCCAAATGCCTGGGCATCAATTCTGTGGTATAACATGCTGACCAACAACCCCAAG AACGTGAACTTTTTCACCAAGCCCCCGATTGGCACCTGGGATCAAGTGGCCGAGGTGCTGAGCTGGCAGTTCTCCTCCACCACAAAGCGAGGGCTGAGCATCGAGCAGTTGACTACGCTGGCAGAGAAACTCTTAG gacCTGGTGTGAACTATTCAGGGTGTCAGATTACGTGGGCTAAATTTTGCAAA gaAAACATGGCTGGCAAAggcttctccttctgggtttggCTAGACAATATCATTGACCTTGTGAAAAAGTACATCCTGGCTCTTTGGAATGAAGG GTACATAATGGGTTTTATCAGTAAGGAACGGGAGCGGGCCATCTTGAGCACCAAGCCCCCAGGCACCTTTCTGCTACGATTCAGTGAGAGCAGCAAAGAAGGAGGTGTCACCTTCACTTGGGTGGAGAAGGACATCAGCG GTAAGACCCAGATCCAGTCAGTGGAACCATATACCAAGCAGCAGCTGAACAACATGTCGTTTGCTGAAATCATCATGGGCTATAAGATCATGGATGCTACCAACATCCTGGTGTCTCCGCTGGTCTATCTCTACCCTGACATTCCTAAGGAGGAGGCATTTGGAAAGTACTGTCGACCAGAGAGCCAGGAGCATCCTGAAGCTGACCCAG GTGCTGCCCCATACCTGAAGACCAAGTTTATCTGTGTGACACC ATTCATTGATGCAGTTTGGAAATAA
- the STAT3 gene encoding signal transducer and activator of transcription 3 isoform X1, whose amino-acid sequence MAQWNQLQQLDTRYLEQLHQLYSDSFPMELRQFLAPWIESQDWAYAASKESHATLVFHNLLGEIDQQYSRFLQESNVLYQHNLRRIKQFLQSRYLEKPMEIARIVARCLWEESRLLQTAATAAQQGGQANHPTAAVVTEKQQMLEQHLQDVRKRVQDLEQKMKVVENLQDDFDFNYKTLKSQGDMPDLNGNNQSVTRQKMQQLEQMLTALDQMRRNIVSELAGLLSAMEYVQKTLTDEELADWKRRQQIACIGGPPNICLDRLENWITSLAESQLQTRQQIKKLEELQQKVSYKGDPIVQHRPMLEERIVELFRNLMKSAFVVERQPCMPMHPDRPLVIKTGVQFTTKVRLLVKFPELNYQLKIKVCIDKDSGDVAALRGSRKFNILGTNTKVMNMEESNNGSLSAEFKHLTLREQRCGNGGRANCDASLIVTEELHLITFETEVYHQGLKIDLETHSLPVVVISNICQMPNAWASILWYNMLTNNPKNVNFFTKPPIGTWDQVAEVLSWQFSSTTKRGLSIEQLTTLAEKLLGPGVNYSGCQITWAKFCKENMAGKGFSFWVWLDNIIDLVKKYILALWNEGYIMGFISKERERAILSTKPPGTFLLRFSESSKEGGVTFTWVEKDISGKTQIQSVEPYTKQQLNNMSFAEIIMGYKIMDATNILVSPLVYLYPDIPKEEAFGKYCRPESQEHPEADPGSAAPYLKTKFICVTPTTCSNTIDLPMSPRTLDSLMQFGNNGEGAEPSAGGQFESLTFDMELTSECATSPM is encoded by the exons ATGGCCCAATGGAATCAGCTACAGCAGCTCGACACGAGGTACCTGGAGCAGCTTCATCAGCTGTATAGTGACAGCTTCCCGATGGAGCTGCGACAGTTTCTGGCCCCTTGGATTGAGAGTCAAGACTG gGCATATGCGGCCAGCAAAGAATCACATGCGACTTTGGTGTTTCATAATCTCTTGGGTGAGATTGACCAGCAGTACAGCCGTTTCCTACAGGAGTCAAATGTTCTCTATCAGCACAATCTACGGAGAATCAAGCAGTTCCTTCAG AGCAGATACCTGGAGAAGCCAATGGAGATTGCCCGAATCGTGGCCCGGTGCCTGTGGGAAGAGTCCCGCCTGCTCCAAACTGCAGCCACTGCGGCCCAG CAAGGAGGCCAGGCCAACCACCCCACAGCCGCTGTGGTGACGGAGAAGCAGCAGATGCTGGAGCAGCACCTACAGGATGTTCGGAAGCGAGTACAG GATctagaacagaaaatgaaagtgGTCGAGAATCTCCAGGATGACTTTGATTTCAACTATAAAACCCTCAAGAGTCAAGGAG ACATGCCAGATCTGAATGGGAACAACCAGTCAGTGACCAGGCAGAAGATGCAGCAGCTGGAGCAGATGCTCACCGCGCTGGACCAGATGCGGCGC AACATTGTGAGTGAGTTGGCGGGGCTGTTGTCAGCGATGGAGTATGTGCAGAAAACGCTCACCGACGAAGAGCTGGCTGACTGGAAGAGGCGGCAACAGATTGCGTGCATTGGAGGCCCTCCCAACATCTGCCTAGATCGCCTAGAAAACTG GATAACCTCATTAGCGGAATCTCAACTTCAGACCCgccaacaaattaaaaaactggAGGAGTTGCAGCAAAAAGTGTCCTACAAAGGTGATCCCATCGTACAGCACCGGCCAATGCTGGAGGAGAGGATTGTAGAGCTATTTAGAAACTTAATGAAAAG TGCCTTCGTGGTTGAGCGGCAGCCCTGCATGCCCATGCATCCCGACCGGCCATTAGTCATCAAGACTGGAGTCCAGTTCACTACCAAAGTCAG ATTGCTGGTCAAATTCCCTGAGTTAAATTATCAGCTTAAAATTAAAGTGTGCATTGACAA AGACTCCGGGGATGTTGCAGCTCTCAGAGG ATCCCGGAAATTTAACATTCTGGGCACAAACACGAAAGTGATGAACATGGAAGAGTCCAACAACGGCAGCCTGTCTGCAGAATTCAAACACCTG ACCCTGAGAGAGCAAAGATGTGGTAATGGGGGCCGAGCCAATTGTGAC GCCTCCCTGATTGTCACCGAGGAGCTGCACCTGATCACCTTTGAGACTGAGGTGTATCACCAAGGCCTCAAGATTGACCTTGAG ACCCACTCCTTGCCAGTTGTGGTGATCTCCAACATCTGTCAGATGCCAAATGCCTGGGCATCAATTCTGTGGTATAACATGCTGACCAACAACCCCAAG AACGTGAACTTTTTCACCAAGCCCCCGATTGGCACCTGGGATCAAGTGGCCGAGGTGCTGAGCTGGCAGTTCTCCTCCACCACAAAGCGAGGGCTGAGCATCGAGCAGTTGACTACGCTGGCAGAGAAACTCTTAG gacCTGGTGTGAACTATTCAGGGTGTCAGATTACGTGGGCTAAATTTTGCAAA gaAAACATGGCTGGCAAAggcttctccttctgggtttggCTAGACAATATCATTGACCTTGTGAAAAAGTACATCCTGGCTCTTTGGAATGAAGG GTACATAATGGGTTTTATCAGTAAGGAACGGGAGCGGGCCATCTTGAGCACCAAGCCCCCAGGCACCTTTCTGCTACGATTCAGTGAGAGCAGCAAAGAAGGAGGTGTCACCTTCACTTGGGTGGAGAAGGACATCAGCG GTAAGACCCAGATCCAGTCAGTGGAACCATATACCAAGCAGCAGCTGAACAACATGTCGTTTGCTGAAATCATCATGGGCTATAAGATCATGGATGCTACCAACATCCTGGTGTCTCCGCTGGTCTATCTCTACCCTGACATTCCTAAGGAGGAGGCATTTGGAAAGTACTGTCGACCAGAGAGCCAGGAGCATCCTGAAGCTGACCCAGGTA GTGCTGCCCCATACCTGAAGACCAAGTTTATCTGTGTGACACC AACGACGTGCAGCAATACCATTGACCTGCCGATGTCCCCCCGCACTTTAGATTCATTGATGCAGTTTGGAAATAATGGTGAAGGTGCTGAGCCCTCAGCAGGAGGGCAGTTCG AGTCCCTCACATTCGACATGGAGTTGACCTCGGAGTGCGCTACCTCCCCGATGTGA
- the STAT3 gene encoding signal transducer and activator of transcription 3 isoform X2, with translation MAQWNQLQQLDTRYLEQLHQLYSDSFPMELRQFLAPWIESQDWAYAASKESHATLVFHNLLGEIDQQYSRFLQESNVLYQHNLRRIKQFLQSRYLEKPMEIARIVARCLWEESRLLQTAATAAQQGGQANHPTAAVVTEKQQMLEQHLQDVRKRVQDLEQKMKVVENLQDDFDFNYKTLKSQGDMPDLNGNNQSVTRQKMQQLEQMLTALDQMRRNIVSELAGLLSAMEYVQKTLTDEELADWKRRQQIACIGGPPNICLDRLENWITSLAESQLQTRQQIKKLEELQQKVSYKGDPIVQHRPMLEERIVELFRNLMKSAFVVERQPCMPMHPDRPLVIKTGVQFTTKVRLLVKFPELNYQLKIKVCIDKDSGDVAALRGSRKFNILGTNTKVMNMEESNNGSLSAEFKHLTLREQRCGNGGRANCDASLIVTEELHLITFETEVYHQGLKIDLETHSLPVVVISNICQMPNAWASILWYNMLTNNPKNVNFFTKPPIGTWDQVAEVLSWQFSSTTKRGLSIEQLTTLAEKLLGPGVNYSGCQITWAKFCKENMAGKGFSFWVWLDNIIDLVKKYILALWNEGYIMGFISKERERAILSTKPPGTFLLRFSESSKEGGVTFTWVEKDISGKTQIQSVEPYTKQQLNNMSFAEIIMGYKIMDATNILVSPLVYLYPDIPKEEAFGKYCRPESQEHPEADPGAAPYLKTKFICVTPTTCSNTIDLPMSPRTLDSLMQFGNNGEGAEPSAGGQFESLTFDMELTSECATSPM, from the exons ATGGCCCAATGGAATCAGCTACAGCAGCTCGACACGAGGTACCTGGAGCAGCTTCATCAGCTGTATAGTGACAGCTTCCCGATGGAGCTGCGACAGTTTCTGGCCCCTTGGATTGAGAGTCAAGACTG gGCATATGCGGCCAGCAAAGAATCACATGCGACTTTGGTGTTTCATAATCTCTTGGGTGAGATTGACCAGCAGTACAGCCGTTTCCTACAGGAGTCAAATGTTCTCTATCAGCACAATCTACGGAGAATCAAGCAGTTCCTTCAG AGCAGATACCTGGAGAAGCCAATGGAGATTGCCCGAATCGTGGCCCGGTGCCTGTGGGAAGAGTCCCGCCTGCTCCAAACTGCAGCCACTGCGGCCCAG CAAGGAGGCCAGGCCAACCACCCCACAGCCGCTGTGGTGACGGAGAAGCAGCAGATGCTGGAGCAGCACCTACAGGATGTTCGGAAGCGAGTACAG GATctagaacagaaaatgaaagtgGTCGAGAATCTCCAGGATGACTTTGATTTCAACTATAAAACCCTCAAGAGTCAAGGAG ACATGCCAGATCTGAATGGGAACAACCAGTCAGTGACCAGGCAGAAGATGCAGCAGCTGGAGCAGATGCTCACCGCGCTGGACCAGATGCGGCGC AACATTGTGAGTGAGTTGGCGGGGCTGTTGTCAGCGATGGAGTATGTGCAGAAAACGCTCACCGACGAAGAGCTGGCTGACTGGAAGAGGCGGCAACAGATTGCGTGCATTGGAGGCCCTCCCAACATCTGCCTAGATCGCCTAGAAAACTG GATAACCTCATTAGCGGAATCTCAACTTCAGACCCgccaacaaattaaaaaactggAGGAGTTGCAGCAAAAAGTGTCCTACAAAGGTGATCCCATCGTACAGCACCGGCCAATGCTGGAGGAGAGGATTGTAGAGCTATTTAGAAACTTAATGAAAAG TGCCTTCGTGGTTGAGCGGCAGCCCTGCATGCCCATGCATCCCGACCGGCCATTAGTCATCAAGACTGGAGTCCAGTTCACTACCAAAGTCAG ATTGCTGGTCAAATTCCCTGAGTTAAATTATCAGCTTAAAATTAAAGTGTGCATTGACAA AGACTCCGGGGATGTTGCAGCTCTCAGAGG ATCCCGGAAATTTAACATTCTGGGCACAAACACGAAAGTGATGAACATGGAAGAGTCCAACAACGGCAGCCTGTCTGCAGAATTCAAACACCTG ACCCTGAGAGAGCAAAGATGTGGTAATGGGGGCCGAGCCAATTGTGAC GCCTCCCTGATTGTCACCGAGGAGCTGCACCTGATCACCTTTGAGACTGAGGTGTATCACCAAGGCCTCAAGATTGACCTTGAG ACCCACTCCTTGCCAGTTGTGGTGATCTCCAACATCTGTCAGATGCCAAATGCCTGGGCATCAATTCTGTGGTATAACATGCTGACCAACAACCCCAAG AACGTGAACTTTTTCACCAAGCCCCCGATTGGCACCTGGGATCAAGTGGCCGAGGTGCTGAGCTGGCAGTTCTCCTCCACCACAAAGCGAGGGCTGAGCATCGAGCAGTTGACTACGCTGGCAGAGAAACTCTTAG gacCTGGTGTGAACTATTCAGGGTGTCAGATTACGTGGGCTAAATTTTGCAAA gaAAACATGGCTGGCAAAggcttctccttctgggtttggCTAGACAATATCATTGACCTTGTGAAAAAGTACATCCTGGCTCTTTGGAATGAAGG GTACATAATGGGTTTTATCAGTAAGGAACGGGAGCGGGCCATCTTGAGCACCAAGCCCCCAGGCACCTTTCTGCTACGATTCAGTGAGAGCAGCAAAGAAGGAGGTGTCACCTTCACTTGGGTGGAGAAGGACATCAGCG GTAAGACCCAGATCCAGTCAGTGGAACCATATACCAAGCAGCAGCTGAACAACATGTCGTTTGCTGAAATCATCATGGGCTATAAGATCATGGATGCTACCAACATCCTGGTGTCTCCGCTGGTCTATCTCTACCCTGACATTCCTAAGGAGGAGGCATTTGGAAAGTACTGTCGACCAGAGAGCCAGGAGCATCCTGAAGCTGACCCAG GTGCTGCCCCATACCTGAAGACCAAGTTTATCTGTGTGACACC AACGACGTGCAGCAATACCATTGACCTGCCGATGTCCCCCCGCACTTTAGATTCATTGATGCAGTTTGGAAATAATGGTGAAGGTGCTGAGCCCTCAGCAGGAGGGCAGTTCG AGTCCCTCACATTCGACATGGAGTTGACCTCGGAGTGCGCTACCTCCCCGATGTGA